One Pseudomonadota bacterium genomic window carries:
- a CDS encoding ABC transporter ATP-binding protein, protein MLSAKGITIYYGKVLAVKNVSFEVEKGKIVTLIGANGAGKSTILKTISGLKNPATGEILFEGKRIDNLLPQDIVRLGISHVPEGRRLFPSMSTIENLVMGAYLQKNRREIDKELERVFEYFPVLKDRRKQRAGSLSGGEQQMLAIGRALMSKPTLLLLDEPSIGLSPLMSQMIGKIVNTINQEGVSILLVEQNAKLALKLAYKGYVLETGSIVLAGRAGELLEDEAVKTIYLGV, encoded by the coding sequence ATACTCAGTGCAAAAGGAATAACCATTTACTATGGGAAGGTGCTCGCAGTAAAGAACGTTTCTTTTGAAGTTGAAAAGGGAAAAATCGTTACCCTTATCGGTGCAAACGGTGCAGGGAAAAGCACTATTTTAAAAACAATATCGGGTTTAAAAAACCCCGCCACCGGTGAGATATTGTTTGAAGGAAAGAGAATTGATAATCTGTTACCCCAAGATATAGTCAGGTTAGGCATCAGCCACGTACCTGAAGGAAGAAGGCTTTTCCCGAGCATGAGTACAATAGAAAACCTTGTGATGGGGGCCTACTTACAGAAGAATAGAAGAGAAATAGATAAAGAACTGGAAAGGGTTTTTGAGTACTTTCCCGTGTTAAAGGACAGGCGAAAACAGCGGGCAGGGAGCCTCAGTGGGGGTGAGCAGCAGATGCTGGCAATAGGAAGAGCTCTCATGTCCAAACCGACGTTGTTGCTCCTTGATGAACCGTCAATAGGTCTGTCCCCCCTTATGAGCCAGATGATTGGAAAGATCGTGAATACAATTAACCAGGAGGGCGTGAGTATACTTTTAGTTGAGCAAAACGCTAAACTGGCCCTCAAACTCGCCTATAAGGGATATGTGTTAGAGACAGGAAGTATAGTACTTGCAGGAAGAGCCGGTGAACTGCTGGAGGATGAAGCGGTAAAGACTATTTACCTTGGCGTTTAA